CGGATAATCTTCGCCAGGTCGTCGCCGCCTTCGTGACCGCCACCTGGCTGGCCGCCTCGGGCGACGTGGATTTCGGCTTTCGGGAGCCGGAGGAAGAAACAATATTGTAGGAGGGCCCTCAGGCCCGATGCGCAGGCCAATCGCGGCTGAAGCCGCTCCTACTAGGCAAAAACCGCCAGCGATCGTAACAGCATGTCGCTGCCGGCATCGGGATTCTGAACCTGCTCACTGAGGAACCGCCGCCAGCGTTTGCCGCCGGCCTTGCCCGCATACAAACCCATCATGTGGCGGATTATGGCGTGCGGCCGCACGCCTTGCTCCGCGCACTCTTGCAAATAGCGACTCATTTTCCGCAACACCTGTTCGCGATCCGGCGCCGTATAATCGGTCTCTGGATAGACCTGTTTCTGCGCCTCGCACAACCAGAACGGATGATGATACGCATGGCGCCCGATCATCACGCCATCCAGTTTCTCCAGATGCACGCCGACCTGGTCCGTCGAATCGATACCGCCGTTGACCACGATGGCCAGGTTTGGAAACTCCTGTTTGATCCGGTAGGCGCGCTCATAGATCAGCGGCGGAACCTGCCGGTTCTCCTTTGGCGACAAACTGCTGAGCAACGCCTTGCGTGCGTGGATAACGAACACCTCGCAACCGGCGTCCGCCACGGTGCGGACAAAACCCCGCAGAAATTCATAACTGTCGTGATCGTCGATGCCGATGCGGGTTTTTACCGTTATCGGAATATCGACTGCCACCGCCATCGCGCCTACACATTCCGCGACCAGTTGCGGCTCGGCCATCAGGCAGGCGCCGAAGCTGCCGGCTTGCACGCGCGGGCTGGGGCAACCGAT
This portion of the Pseudomonadota bacterium genome encodes:
- the dusA gene encoding tRNA dihydrouridine(20/20a) synthase DusA, whose product is MPELNFHRRLSVAPMMEWTDRHCRYFLRLLSPDVLLYTEMVTAAALIHGDADRLLEFRAEEHPVALQLGGSDPALLAGAAKLGEQAGYNEINLNIGCPSPRVQAGSFGACLMAEPQLVAECVGAMAVAVDIPITVKTRIGIDDHDSYEFLRGFVRTVADAGCEVFVIHARKALLSSLSPKENRQVPPLIYERAYRIKQEFPNLAIVVNGGIDSTDQVGVHLEKLDGVMIGRHAYHHPFWLCEAQKQVYPETDYTAPDREQVLRKMSRYLQECAEQGVRPHAIIRHMMGLYAGKAGGKRWRRFLSEQVQNPDAGSDMLLRSLAVFA